In Hwangdonia lutea, a single window of DNA contains:
- a CDS encoding serine hydrolase domain-containing protein has protein sequence MTTLSKQIICLILLIFSLLTSCSNDDDNTSANNITSLENILTELNFQGYAIVTKNGNDVVRQGFGLANENTAMPQDDDLAYRIGSVTKTLTAAAIVQLKRDGLISSFNQTLNEFDTEFPNGNQITIAHLLSHQSGIPEYQFVVEQAFEEGMALDEEDIYEVITDLISENGLNFSPGSSKQYCNSNYLISALLIEQLSGMSYHQYIQQNIFNPLEMTDSFKGNNEIDTNTHAQGYFNGSPNSTYPMAIPFGAGDFSSSPKDMETWANAVKTNWFTEAEKAEIFAQNVPSGYVDFGLGWFTSQEGDTTLYWHGGDINGYWSMIGFIPQHNTTVVLLSNQQDNIGSQRHTIIQHLLTNQLN, from the coding sequence ATGACAACACTATCAAAACAAATAATATGCTTGATACTTTTAATTTTTAGCTTGCTTACATCATGCTCAAATGACGATGATAATACATCAGCAAACAACATTACATCTCTTGAAAATATATTAACCGAACTCAATTTTCAAGGTTATGCCATCGTTACTAAAAATGGAAACGATGTAGTCCGTCAAGGATTTGGGTTGGCTAATGAAAACACAGCAATGCCTCAAGATGATGACCTTGCTTATCGCATTGGCTCGGTAACCAAAACATTAACAGCTGCAGCTATTGTTCAGTTAAAACGTGATGGTCTCATTAGTAGTTTTAATCAAACTTTAAATGAATTTGATACCGAATTTCCAAACGGTAATCAAATCACGATTGCCCACTTATTATCACATCAATCAGGTATTCCAGAATATCAATTTGTCGTTGAACAAGCATTTGAGGAAGGCATGGCTTTGGATGAAGAGGATATTTACGAGGTTATTACCGATTTAATTTCAGAAAACGGACTCAATTTTTCGCCAGGTTCCAGTAAGCAGTATTGCAATTCAAACTATCTTATTTCGGCTTTGTTAATAGAGCAATTATCCGGAATGTCTTACCATCAGTACATTCAGCAGAATATTTTTAATCCTCTGGAAATGACCGATTCTTTTAAGGGAAACAATGAAATTGATACTAATACACATGCGCAAGGCTATTTTAACGGAAGTCCTAACAGTACGTATCCAATGGCTATTCCATTTGGTGCAGGCGACTTCAGTAGCTCGCCAAAAGATATGGAAACTTGGGCAAATGCCGTAAAAACCAATTGGTTTACAGAAGCCGAAAAAGCCGAAATATTTGCACAAAACGTACCAAGTGGTTATGTGGATTTTGGCTTAGGCTGGTTTACCTCACAAGAAGGCGATACCACATTGTATTGGCATGGAGGCGATATTAATGGCTATTGGAGTATGATTGGTTTTATTCCTCAACATAATACCACAGTTGTGCTTTTAAGCAATCAACAAGACAATATAGGTTCGCAACGCCATACCATTATTCAACATTTGTTAACGAACCAATTAAATTAA
- a CDS encoding serine hydrolase domain-containing protein: MRTTLLSLTLFIGLSCFGQQNIDNEVTKLFKTELEKENIKSGILHVYSKSKGIDIQLAKSTENAIKTNSPFYTASITKMLTATAIGVLKDENKLRFEDKISKYLPESLMANLHVLDGKDYSRNITIKNLLQHTSGLPDYFTDKTIDESPNVINQLLVDTNKTWSAVELVDFAKHKMNPHFIPGTNYHYTDTAYVLLALIIEKVSGLSLEQFFQRHIFQPLKMHSSYINLKSSAIEHTLPMAKFYVGDIELSSIKSLSADWGGGGLVSTTQDLINFFEAFNSDLIINKTTRIAMQNWVHETKGMAYGFGIRQVSIKDLTNNNTGLQLIGHSGSTASFLWYCEQLDTYISGTLNQLEASKSALILVVEILKIIERKD, from the coding sequence ATGAGAACAACACTTTTAAGCCTTACTCTTTTTATCGGACTATCTTGTTTTGGTCAGCAAAATATTGACAACGAAGTCACGAAGTTATTTAAAACCGAATTAGAAAAAGAAAACATTAAAAGCGGTATTCTGCACGTATATTCTAAATCTAAAGGAATTGACATTCAGCTCGCTAAAAGTACAGAAAACGCTATTAAAACCAACAGTCCTTTCTATACGGCTAGTATTACTAAGATGCTTACAGCAACGGCAATAGGTGTTTTGAAGGATGAAAACAAACTAAGATTTGAAGATAAAATATCTAAATATCTTCCAGAATCATTGATGGCTAATCTTCACGTTTTAGATGGAAAGGACTATTCCAGGAACATTACTATCAAAAACCTATTGCAACATACTTCAGGTCTTCCTGATTATTTTACAGATAAAACTATTGATGAAAGTCCTAATGTTATCAATCAATTATTAGTGGATACCAATAAAACTTGGTCGGCAGTAGAACTGGTGGACTTTGCAAAGCATAAGATGAACCCTCATTTTATTCCTGGTACAAACTATCATTATACAGATACAGCCTATGTGCTTTTGGCATTGATTATAGAAAAAGTGAGCGGTTTATCTTTAGAACAATTTTTTCAGAGGCATATATTTCAACCATTAAAAATGCATAGTTCTTACATCAATTTAAAATCATCGGCAATAGAACATACACTTCCTATGGCCAAATTTTATGTTGGCGATATTGAGTTATCATCGATTAAAAGTTTAAGTGCTGATTGGGGAGGTGGCGGCTTAGTATCCACTACCCAAGACTTAATCAATTTTTTTGAAGCTTTTAATAGCGATTTGATCATAAATAAAACAACTCGTATTGCCATGCAAAATTGGGTACATGAAACAAAAGGTATGGCATACGGTTTTGGGATTAGACAAGTATCTATAAAAGATTTAACTAATAATAATACAGGTTTACAACTGATTGGACATTCAGGAAGCACAGCTTCTTTTTTATGGTATTGCGAACAATTGGATACTTACATATCAGGCACTTTAAATCAACTGGAAGCATCTAAAAGTGCGTTAATTTTGGTTGTTGAAATACTCAAAATAATAGAACGTAAAGACTAA
- a CDS encoding SDR family oxidoreductase encodes MNKHNSQTVLLAGATGYLGGYIAKALSQEQMATKLVVRSPQKLKALESKTVKIIKAEVTKPNSLIGVCEGVATVISTVGITRQKDGLTYMDVDYQANLNLLNEAKKAGVKKFIYVSAINGNKYRHLKIFEAKEKFVDALKASGLDYTIIRPNGFFSDMKDFLNMAKQGKIYLFGNGEQKLNPIHGEDLAIVCLQAINSTKNEIIVGGPDILTLNEIGEMALGALQKPIKIIHLPDCIRRFAIWALRTFTSSKTYGPIEFFLTLMAENQVAPRFGTRRLYDFFREQTT; translated from the coding sequence ATGAACAAACATAACTCACAAACCGTTTTACTTGCTGGAGCAACAGGATATTTAGGAGGCTACATTGCCAAAGCTTTATCCCAAGAACAAATGGCAACTAAATTAGTAGTAAGGTCGCCTCAAAAGTTAAAGGCTTTGGAAAGTAAAACGGTTAAAATAATTAAGGCCGAAGTGACAAAGCCAAACTCATTAATTGGTGTTTGTGAAGGTGTTGCAACGGTTATTTCAACTGTTGGTATAACGAGACAAAAAGATGGTTTAACGTATATGGATGTTGACTATCAGGCCAATCTAAATTTATTGAATGAAGCGAAAAAGGCAGGTGTTAAAAAGTTTATCTATGTGTCTGCAATAAACGGAAATAAGTATAGGCATCTTAAAATTTTTGAAGCCAAGGAAAAATTTGTAGATGCCTTAAAAGCTTCGGGTTTAGATTATACCATTATTCGTCCAAATGGTTTCTTTTCAGATATGAAAGATTTTCTAAACATGGCAAAACAAGGGAAAATTTACCTATTTGGAAATGGCGAACAAAAACTAAATCCTATTCATGGCGAAGATTTGGCCATAGTTTGTTTACAAGCTATTAATTCAACTAAGAATGAAATTATTGTAGGTGGTCCAGATATTTTAACATTGAATGAAATTGGGGAAATGGCTTTAGGTGCTTTGCAAAAACCCATAAAAATCATCCATTTACCAGATTGTATTAGACGATTTGCAATTTGGGCATTGCGCACGTTTACATCGTCTAAAACCTATGGACCAATTGAATTCTTTTTAACCCTTATGGCAGAAAATCAAGTTGCGCCCAGATTTGGAACACGACGATTGTATGACTTTTTTAGGGAACAGACTACCTAG